The following proteins are co-located in the Micromonospora viridifaciens genome:
- a CDS encoding nucleoside deaminase: protein MSVLTETDERHLRRAIALAVAARDAGDGPFGSLLVDTEGRVLAEEVNTERTDDDITAHPELKLARWAARHLTAEAAAVATMYTSCQPCGMCATAIERSGLGRVVYALSAEQLAGLRPALPPTPVAYAGPALFVEARVPVQAS from the coding sequence ATGAGCGTGCTGACGGAGACCGACGAACGCCACCTGCGCCGGGCCATCGCCCTGGCCGTCGCCGCCCGCGACGCGGGGGACGGGCCGTTCGGCTCGTTGCTGGTCGACACCGAGGGGCGGGTGCTGGCCGAGGAGGTCAACACCGAGCGCACCGACGACGACATCACCGCGCACCCGGAGTTGAAGCTGGCCCGCTGGGCGGCCCGACACCTGACCGCCGAGGCGGCCGCCGTCGCGACCATGTACACGAGTTGCCAGCCGTGCGGCATGTGCGCGACGGCGATCGAGCGCTCCGGCCTGGGCCGGGTGGTGTACGCGCTCAGCGCCGAGCAGTTGGCGGGCCTGCGTCCGGCGCTGCCGCCCACTCCGGTGGCGTACGCCGGCCCGGCACTGTTCGTCGAGGCCCGGGTGCCGGTCCAGGCCAGCTGA
- a CDS encoding DEAD/DEAH box helicase → MSSAPIPTPDATIPDDPDATAFADLGLRAELLGALTALGYEEPTPIQREAIPPLLAGRDLLGQAATGTGKTAAFALPLLQRMPDERPGADPVSLVLVPTRELAVQVSEAFHRYGKDLGARVLPIYGGQPIGRQLRALDSGVDVVVATPGRALDHIARGTLRLGSLATVVLDEADEMLDMGFAEDIEAILEHAPADRQTVLFSATMPARIDGLARQHLTDPVRIQIERERPVAGAAPRVRQSAYLVARAHKPAALGRVLDVESPTAAIVFCRSREEVDRLTETMNGRGYRAEALHGGMSQEQRDRVMGRLRAGTADLLVATDVAARGLDVEQLTHVVNYDVPSAPESYVHRIGRVGRAGREGVAITLAEPREHRMLKTIERVTGQRIAVDKIPTVADLRTRRLELTQAALRESLLEDDLEPFRAIVESLTDEFDLMEVALAAVKLAHEATLPGTADEEEEIPQVAVRPPREGRPGYEGRERPGGRPRAGGTTQVFVGLGRRAGVRPQDLVGAITGETRVSGRDIGSIEIADRFSLVEVPSALADEVIRGLRGSTIKGRKATVRLDREGDGGFDGRDRRERRDREYVGGGRRERR, encoded by the coding sequence ATGAGTTCCGCACCAATCCCGACCCCCGACGCCACCATCCCCGACGACCCCGACGCGACCGCCTTCGCGGATCTCGGGCTGCGCGCCGAACTGCTGGGCGCGCTGACCGCGCTCGGCTACGAGGAACCCACCCCGATCCAGCGGGAGGCGATCCCACCGCTGCTCGCCGGCCGGGATCTGCTGGGGCAGGCGGCGACCGGCACGGGTAAGACCGCCGCGTTCGCCCTGCCGCTGTTGCAGCGGATGCCCGACGAACGGCCGGGTGCGGATCCGGTGTCGCTGGTGCTGGTGCCCACCCGGGAGCTGGCGGTGCAGGTCTCCGAGGCGTTCCACCGGTACGGCAAGGACCTCGGTGCCCGAGTCCTGCCGATCTACGGTGGCCAGCCGATCGGCCGCCAGTTGCGTGCCCTCGACTCCGGCGTGGACGTGGTGGTGGCGACGCCGGGCCGGGCGCTGGACCACATCGCCCGGGGCACCCTGCGGCTGGGGTCGCTGGCCACGGTGGTGCTGGACGAGGCCGACGAGATGCTCGACATGGGGTTCGCGGAGGACATCGAGGCGATCCTGGAGCACGCCCCCGCCGACCGGCAGACGGTGCTCTTCTCGGCGACGATGCCGGCGCGGATCGACGGGCTGGCCCGCCAGCACCTGACCGACCCGGTCCGCATCCAGATCGAACGCGAGCGGCCAGTGGCCGGCGCGGCGCCCCGGGTACGGCAGAGCGCGTACCTCGTGGCGCGGGCGCACAAGCCGGCCGCGCTGGGCCGGGTGCTGGACGTGGAGTCGCCGACCGCGGCGATCGTGTTCTGCCGCAGCCGGGAGGAGGTGGACCGGCTCACCGAGACGATGAACGGCCGGGGCTACCGGGCCGAGGCGCTGCACGGCGGGATGAGCCAGGAGCAGCGGGACCGGGTGATGGGCCGGCTCCGGGCCGGCACCGCCGACCTGCTGGTGGCCACCGACGTGGCGGCCCGCGGCCTGGACGTCGAGCAGCTCACCCACGTGGTCAACTACGACGTCCCGTCGGCGCCCGAGTCGTACGTGCACCGGATCGGCCGGGTGGGCCGGGCCGGGCGGGAGGGGGTGGCGATCACCCTGGCCGAGCCGCGCGAGCACCGGATGCTCAAGACCATCGAGCGGGTCACCGGCCAGCGGATCGCCGTCGACAAGATCCCCACGGTGGCGGACCTGCGGACCCGACGGCTGGAGCTGACCCAGGCCGCGCTGCGGGAGTCGTTGCTGGAGGACGACCTGGAGCCCTTCCGGGCGATCGTGGAGTCGCTGACCGACGAGTTCGACCTGATGGAGGTCGCGCTGGCCGCCGTGAAGCTGGCCCACGAGGCGACCCTCCCCGGCACGGCCGACGAGGAGGAGGAGATCCCGCAGGTGGCGGTCCGTCCGCCCCGGGAGGGCCGACCGGGGTATGAAGGCCGGGAGCGGCCCGGTGGGCGGCCCCGTGCGGGCGGTACGACGCAGGTCTTCGTCGGGTTGGGCCGGCGCGCCGGGGTCCGGCCGCAGGACCTGGTGGGGGCGATCACCGGGGAGACCCGGGTCAGCGGGCGGGACATCGGCTCGATCGAGATCGCCGACAGGTTCTCCCTGGTCGAGGTCCCGTCCGCGCTCGCCGACGAGGTGATCCGGGGGCTGCGTGGCAGCACCATCAAGGGCCGCAAGGCGACGGTCCGCCTGGACCGGGAGGGAGACGGCGGCTTCGACGGCCGCGACCGGCGGGAGCGCCGGGACCGGGAGTACGTGGGCGGCGGGCGGCGCGAGCGACGCTGA
- a CDS encoding IS607 family transposase, with translation MKLSDWARQQGVAYQTAWRWVRDGKMPVPVCQAPSGTWIVAEAPSAAGRVVAYCRVSSSDQKGDLDRQVVRVLEGANAQGLAVAEIVTEIGSGLDGKRRKLHRLLADPTAAVIVVERKDRLARFGVEHLQAALAATGRRLVVLDPEESTDDLVKDMADVLTSVCARLYGQRAAKNRAARAVAAGTGEEPSV, from the coding sequence GTGAAGCTGTCAGACTGGGCGCGTCAGCAGGGCGTGGCCTATCAGACGGCTTGGCGGTGGGTGAGGGACGGCAAGATGCCCGTGCCTGTCTGTCAGGCGCCGTCTGGTACGTGGATCGTGGCCGAGGCACCGTCCGCGGCCGGTCGCGTGGTCGCCTACTGCCGTGTTTCCTCCAGCGACCAGAAGGGTGACCTGGACCGCCAGGTCGTGCGGGTTCTGGAGGGAGCAAACGCCCAGGGTCTCGCGGTGGCGGAGATCGTGACTGAGATTGGCTCCGGCCTGGATGGCAAGCGTCGCAAGCTGCATCGCCTCCTCGCCGACCCGACTGCGGCGGTGATCGTGGTCGAGCGCAAGGATCGGCTGGCGCGGTTCGGTGTGGAGCACTTGCAAGCCGCGCTCGCTGCGACCGGGCGCCGTCTGGTGGTCCTCGATCCGGAGGAATCCACGGACGACCTGGTGAAGGACATGGCTGACGTGCTGACGTCGGTGTGTGCCCGGTTGTACGGGCAGCGGGCGGCGAAGAACCGCGCCGCCCGCGCTGTGGCCGCCGGGACCGGCGAGGAGCCGTCGGTGTGA
- the tnpB gene encoding IS607 family element RNA-guided endonuclease TnpB yields MKKFEPRPGFVVQAFRFALDPNVTQEQRLRSHCGAARAAYNWAVSWVMASWWQRKAEASYGIDEEELTPWRPWSLLALRKVFNEVKKTDPRFAGWWEENSKEAYSTGLANAAAAFDNYAKSKRGQREGRRVGMPRRKSKRTAGLACRFTTGAIRVEPDRRHVTLPRLGTVRTHESTRKLQRRIGNGTARVLSATVRFERGRWFVSFQVEIQRAADRVPAFPDVVAGVDLGVKCLAVIADSQGGVRFVPNPGHYDSALKHLKRLSRRVSRRQGPDRRAGQKPSRRWAIANAERNRVHHRVANLRADGLHKLTTAITGEYGTVVVEDLNVAGMLRNRRLARRVADAGFAEIRRQTAYKTGWTGGTHVVADRWYPSSKTCSNCRVVKAKLPLHVRVFRCDACDLVIDRDENAARNLAALATAVTTGTGVAGDPGVQTPKPRGADHKTRTTTRSRKATGGRAGGATLPHQRQKETRDRHQDTETQPALR; encoded by the coding sequence GTGAAGAAGTTCGAGCCGCGGCCCGGTTTCGTGGTCCAGGCGTTCCGGTTCGCGTTGGACCCGAACGTCACGCAGGAGCAGCGGCTGCGGTCGCATTGTGGTGCGGCTCGCGCCGCCTACAACTGGGCCGTCTCGTGGGTGATGGCGTCGTGGTGGCAGCGGAAGGCGGAGGCGTCGTACGGCATCGACGAGGAGGAGTTGACGCCGTGGCGGCCGTGGTCGCTGCTGGCGTTGCGGAAGGTGTTCAACGAGGTCAAGAAGACCGATCCGCGTTTCGCCGGCTGGTGGGAGGAGAACTCCAAGGAGGCGTACAGCACGGGCCTGGCGAACGCGGCGGCGGCGTTCGACAACTACGCCAAGTCCAAGCGCGGGCAGCGTGAGGGCAGGCGGGTGGGTATGCCCCGGCGGAAGTCCAAGCGCACCGCCGGGCTTGCTTGCCGGTTCACCACCGGCGCCATTCGTGTGGAGCCGGACCGGCGGCATGTGACCCTGCCGCGGCTCGGGACGGTCCGCACCCACGAGTCCACCCGCAAGCTGCAACGCCGTATCGGCAACGGTACCGCCCGTGTCCTGTCGGCGACGGTCAGGTTCGAGCGGGGCCGGTGGTTCGTCTCCTTCCAGGTCGAGATCCAGCGTGCCGCCGACCGCGTTCCGGCGTTCCCGGACGTGGTGGCGGGTGTGGATCTGGGCGTGAAGTGTCTCGCGGTGATCGCCGACAGTCAGGGCGGGGTGCGGTTCGTGCCGAACCCGGGGCATTACGACAGCGCGCTCAAGCACCTCAAGCGGCTGTCCCGCCGGGTTTCCCGCCGGCAGGGGCCGGACCGCCGCGCCGGACAGAAGCCGTCCAGGCGGTGGGCGATCGCCAACGCCGAGCGCAACCGGGTGCACCATCGGGTGGCGAATCTGCGCGCTGACGGCCTGCACAAACTCACCACCGCCATCACTGGCGAGTACGGCACTGTGGTGGTCGAAGACCTCAACGTGGCCGGCATGCTCCGCAACCGACGCCTGGCCCGCCGTGTCGCCGACGCCGGATTCGCAGAGATCCGCCGCCAGACCGCCTACAAGACCGGCTGGACCGGCGGCACCCACGTGGTCGCTGACCGCTGGTACCCGTCGTCCAAAACCTGCTCGAACTGCCGCGTGGTGAAAGCCAAACTGCCGCTGCACGTCCGAGTGTTCCGCTGCGACGCCTGCGACCTGGTTATCGACCGGGACGAGAACGCAGCCCGCAACCTCGCCGCCCTCGCGACGGCAGTAACAACGGGTACCGGAGTGGCCGGAGACCCGGGCGTGCAAACGCCGAAACCGCGTGGAGCCGACCACAAGACCCGCACCACCACCCGCAGCCGCAAGGCCACGGGTGGGCGGGCAGGTGGCGCAACCCTGCCGCACCAACGGCAGAAGGAAACGCGAGACCGTCATCAGGACACCGAAACGCAACCCGCGCTCCGGTGA
- a CDS encoding MarR family winged helix-turn-helix transcriptional regulator — protein sequence MLCRLLQQSFDAFDEAAAARLGVNRTDLRALDVVLGAGPVTAGELTAALRLSPAATTTVIDRLERSGLVARTRDSTNRRRVLVEATTAARAAEREIYRPVGEAGLHALARYDRAQLEAILDFLTTARRLQQEHAERVAAGPLLIP from the coding sequence GTGCTCTGTCGGCTCCTCCAGCAGAGCTTCGACGCCTTCGACGAGGCGGCGGCAGCTCGGCTCGGCGTCAACCGCACCGACCTGCGCGCCCTGGATGTCGTCCTCGGCGCCGGCCCGGTCACCGCGGGCGAACTCACCGCCGCGCTCCGGCTCAGCCCGGCGGCCACCACCACCGTCATCGACCGGCTGGAACGCTCCGGCCTGGTGGCCCGCACCCGGGACAGCACGAACCGGCGCCGGGTGCTCGTCGAGGCGACCACGGCGGCGCGCGCGGCCGAGCGGGAGATCTATCGGCCGGTCGGCGAGGCCGGGCTGCACGCCCTCGCCCGCTACGATCGCGCGCAGCTCGAGGCGATCCTCGACTTCCTCACCACCGCCCGCAGGCTGCAGCAGGAACACGCCGAGCGGGTGGCCGCCGGACCGTTGCTGATTCCGTAG
- a CDS encoding SgcJ/EcaC family oxidoreductase yields MQQLFDRLLQAWTDNDATAYGACFTEDSDYVSYDGTRAVGRAPMQDAHDRLLRGVLAGSALVGDVESIRPVTADVAIVHGTGSVLMPWRSRLPRRRLSRQTLVAVRTSAGWRFTALHNGRVRPVRIPAPGSAPARLAQAMGRCARRLGLGRAR; encoded by the coding sequence ATCCAGCAGCTCTTCGACCGACTGCTGCAGGCCTGGACCGACAACGACGCCACCGCGTACGGCGCCTGTTTCACCGAGGACTCGGACTACGTCTCCTATGACGGCACCCGTGCGGTCGGTCGGGCACCGATGCAGGACGCGCACGACCGGCTCCTCCGCGGCGTACTCGCCGGGTCGGCGCTGGTCGGCGACGTGGAGTCGATCCGCCCGGTGACCGCCGACGTGGCGATCGTGCACGGCACCGGTTCGGTGCTGATGCCCTGGCGGTCCCGGCTGCCCCGGCGCCGGCTGTCCCGGCAGACCCTGGTCGCCGTCCGGACGTCCGCCGGGTGGAGGTTCACCGCCCTGCACAACGGCCGGGTCCGCCCGGTCCGGATCCCCGCTCCCGGCTCCGCGCCGGCGCGACTCGCTCAGGCGATGGGACGCTGTGCGCGGCGGCTCGGGCTGGGCCGGGCCAGGTGA
- the lon gene encoding endopeptidase La, protein MATLPVLPLTDAVLLPGMVIPVTLDPTTQAAVDAARASGDKKLLAVPRIDGDYGSVGVVATIEKVGRLPSGEPAAVVRGLARARIGSGVPGPGAALWVEATEVDEPAPAGRARELAREYRALMTSVLQQRGAWQVIDAMDRMTDLSELADAAGYAPWLSLAQKTELLTAPDVTARLELLVGWVKDHLAEQEVTERINSDVREGLEKSQREFLLRQQLAAIRKELGEDEPEGSADYRSRVESADLPEKVREAALREVGKLERASDASPEAGWIRTWLDTVLEMPWNTRTEDNTDLAAARAVLDADHAGLADVKDRILEYLAVRNRRAERNLGVVGGRGSGAVLALAGPPGVGKTSLGESVARALGRNFVRVSLGGVRDEAEIRGHRRTYVGALPGRIVRALREAGSMNPVVLLDEVDKLAVGYAGDPAAALLEVLDPAQNHTFRDHYLEVDLDLSDVLFLATANVVEAIPGPLLDRMELVTLDGYTEDEKVAIARDHLLPRQRERAGLTADEVTVADPALARIAGEYTREAGVRQLERALAKILRKVAVTLATDPQPVRVDVDDLVRYLGRPKFTPESAERTAVPGVATGLAVTGAGGDVLFIEATSMAGEPGLTLTGQLGDVMKESAHIALSYLRSNGRRLGLDPNALAGRRIHLHVPAGAVPKDGPSAGITMVTALASLASGRPVRPEFGMTGEVTLSGRVLPIGGVKQKLLAAHRAGLTEVIIPKRNEPDLDDLPTEVREALIIHTLADVADVLALALRPADVDAEALGGQSLTAA, encoded by the coding sequence ATGGCAACTCTTCCGGTACTTCCGCTGACCGACGCCGTCCTGCTGCCCGGCATGGTCATCCCGGTGACCCTCGACCCGACCACCCAGGCCGCGGTCGACGCGGCCCGCGCCAGCGGCGACAAGAAGCTGCTCGCCGTGCCCCGCATCGACGGCGACTACGGCTCGGTTGGCGTGGTCGCCACCATCGAGAAGGTGGGCCGGCTGCCCAGCGGCGAGCCCGCCGCCGTGGTCCGCGGCCTCGCCCGCGCCCGGATCGGCTCCGGCGTGCCCGGACCGGGCGCCGCCCTCTGGGTCGAGGCCACCGAAGTCGACGAACCCGCCCCGGCCGGCCGGGCCCGGGAACTCGCCCGCGAGTACCGCGCGCTGATGACCTCCGTCCTGCAGCAGCGCGGCGCGTGGCAGGTCATCGACGCCATGGACCGGATGACCGACCTCTCCGAGCTGGCCGACGCGGCCGGCTACGCGCCCTGGCTGAGCCTGGCGCAGAAGACCGAGCTGCTCACCGCACCGGACGTCACCGCCCGGCTGGAGCTGCTGGTCGGCTGGGTGAAGGACCACCTGGCCGAGCAGGAGGTCACCGAGCGGATCAACAGCGACGTCCGGGAGGGGCTGGAGAAGTCCCAGCGGGAGTTCCTGCTCCGCCAGCAACTCGCCGCGATCCGCAAGGAGCTCGGTGAGGACGAGCCGGAGGGCTCCGCCGACTATCGCTCCCGGGTCGAGTCCGCCGACCTGCCCGAGAAGGTCCGCGAGGCAGCCCTGCGCGAGGTCGGCAAGCTGGAGCGGGCCAGCGACGCCTCGCCGGAGGCGGGCTGGATCCGTACCTGGCTCGACACCGTCCTCGAGATGCCGTGGAACACGCGTACCGAGGACAACACCGACCTGGCCGCGGCCCGCGCCGTGCTCGACGCCGACCACGCCGGCCTCGCCGACGTGAAGGACCGCATCCTGGAGTACCTGGCGGTGCGCAACCGGCGCGCGGAGCGCAACCTCGGCGTGGTCGGCGGCCGTGGCTCCGGCGCGGTGCTCGCCCTCGCCGGCCCGCCCGGCGTCGGCAAGACCAGCCTCGGCGAGTCCGTCGCCCGGGCGCTGGGCCGCAACTTCGTCCGGGTCTCCCTCGGCGGCGTCCGCGACGAGGCGGAGATCCGCGGTCACCGGCGCACCTACGTCGGCGCGCTGCCCGGCCGGATCGTCCGCGCGCTGCGCGAGGCCGGCTCGATGAACCCGGTGGTGCTCCTCGACGAGGTCGACAAGCTGGCCGTCGGCTACGCCGGCGACCCGGCCGCCGCCCTGCTGGAGGTGCTCGACCCGGCGCAGAACCACACCTTCCGCGACCACTACCTCGAGGTCGACCTCGACCTGTCCGACGTGCTCTTCCTGGCCACCGCCAACGTGGTGGAGGCCATCCCCGGCCCGCTGCTGGACCGGATGGAGCTGGTCACGCTGGACGGCTACACCGAGGACGAGAAGGTGGCCATCGCCCGGGACCACCTGCTGCCCCGGCAGCGGGAGCGGGCCGGGCTGACCGCCGACGAGGTGACCGTGGCCGACCCGGCCCTGGCCCGGATCGCGGGGGAGTACACCCGGGAGGCCGGTGTCCGGCAGCTCGAACGCGCCCTGGCGAAGATCCTCCGCAAGGTGGCCGTCACGCTGGCCACCGACCCGCAGCCCGTGCGGGTGGACGTGGACGACCTGGTCCGCTACCTGGGCCGGCCCAAGTTCACCCCGGAGTCGGCGGAGCGGACGGCGGTGCCGGGCGTGGCCACCGGACTGGCGGTCACCGGCGCCGGCGGCGACGTGCTCTTCATCGAGGCGACCAGCATGGCGGGCGAGCCGGGGCTGACCCTGACCGGCCAGCTCGGCGACGTGATGAAGGAGTCCGCGCACATCGCCCTGTCGTACCTGCGGTCGAACGGGCGGCGGCTCGGGCTGGACCCGAACGCCCTGGCCGGGCGGCGGATCCACCTGCACGTCCCGGCGGGCGCGGTGCCCAAGGACGGCCCCAGCGCCGGCATCACCATGGTCACCGCACTGGCCTCGCTGGCCAGCGGCCGTCCGGTACGCCCCGAGTTCGGGATGACCGGCGAGGTGACCCTCTCCGGCCGGGTGCTGCCCATCGGCGGCGTGAAGCAGAAGCTGCTCGCCGCCCACCGGGCCGGCCTGACCGAGGTGATCATCCCGAAGCGCAACGAGCCGGACCTCGACGACCTGCCCACCGAGGTCCGCGAGGCGCTGATCATCCACACCCTCGCCGACGTCGCCGACGTGCTCGCCCTGGCGCTGCGCCCGGCCGACGTCGACGCGGAGGCGCTCGGCGGCCAGAGCCTCACCGCCGCCTGA
- a CDS encoding histone-like nucleoid-structuring protein Lsr2, with amino-acid sequence MARKVITVLTDDLDGGKADRTVEFGLDGVTYTIDVSDENAGVLRKALDPYINAGRRIGRGPLESARAARRVTRPATSGMDREQNRAIREWAAKNGYEISERGRIPVSVVEAYKNR; translated from the coding sequence ATGGCAAGGAAAGTAATCACCGTTCTGACCGACGACCTCGACGGCGGAAAGGCGGATCGGACCGTCGAGTTCGGCCTGGACGGCGTGACGTACACGATCGACGTCTCCGACGAGAACGCCGGCGTCCTGCGCAAGGCCCTGGATCCTTACATCAACGCAGGCAGGCGGATCGGTCGCGGCCCACTGGAGAGCGCCCGCGCGGCCCGCCGGGTGACCCGTCCGGCCACCTCCGGAATGGACCGTGAGCAGAACCGCGCCATCCGGGAATGGGCCGCCAAGAACGGGTACGAGATTTCCGAGCGGGGCCGCATCCCGGTCTCCGTGGTAGAGGCGTACAAGAACCGCTGA
- a CDS encoding MDR family MFS transporter, translated as MATWWRQTGGGLPRTFWYLWTATLINRLGSFVAIYLGVYLVSVRHFDPSYAGIVIGLHGAGSALGTLLGGIVADRWGRRPAMLTGNVAAAATAAGLGLTGHPVAIAALTLTLGFFLGVARPAFTATIIDVVGERDRLRALTLNYWAINIGFSAAATMAGVLIRVDPLLLFVINAAVLLGTAGLIAVKVPESRPAPEAVGPRVLADRGGLGAVLRDRVFLTFTALTGLVWLCIEANAMLPVALQADGLPASAYGPIIAVNGLMIVAGQLFVPRLIARFDRSRTVAVAAVVIGAGFTVTAVADTVPLYGLSVLVWTLGEMMMTPANSALSADLSPAAQRGRYQGVYSLGYAFASFAGPTVGGLVTDGFGDTVLWLGLSGLALLVAVGNLLAGPARTRRIEALQVPAPAPVRPAPAPV; from the coding sequence GTGGCGACCTGGTGGCGGCAGACCGGAGGTGGGCTGCCTCGCACGTTCTGGTATCTCTGGACCGCCACGCTGATCAACCGGCTGGGCAGCTTCGTCGCCATCTACCTCGGCGTTTACCTGGTCTCGGTACGCCACTTCGACCCGTCGTACGCCGGGATCGTGATCGGGTTGCACGGCGCCGGCAGCGCGCTCGGCACGTTGCTCGGCGGCATCGTCGCGGACCGGTGGGGACGGCGACCGGCGATGCTGACCGGCAACGTCGCCGCCGCGGCCACCGCCGCCGGGCTTGGGCTCACCGGCCACCCCGTCGCCATCGCGGCGCTCACCCTGACCCTCGGGTTCTTCCTCGGCGTGGCCCGGCCGGCCTTCACCGCCACCATCATCGACGTGGTCGGCGAGCGGGACCGGCTGCGGGCGCTGACCTTGAACTACTGGGCGATCAACATCGGCTTCTCGGCGGCCGCAACGATGGCCGGCGTGCTGATCCGCGTCGACCCGCTGCTGCTCTTCGTGATCAACGCGGCCGTGCTGCTCGGCACCGCCGGCCTGATCGCGGTCAAGGTCCCGGAATCCCGGCCGGCCCCGGAGGCCGTCGGGCCCCGCGTCCTGGCCGACCGGGGCGGCCTCGGCGCGGTGCTGCGCGACCGGGTCTTCCTCACCTTCACCGCCCTGACCGGGTTGGTCTGGCTCTGCATCGAGGCGAACGCGATGCTGCCGGTGGCGTTGCAGGCCGACGGGCTGCCCGCCTCGGCGTACGGGCCGATCATCGCGGTGAACGGGCTGATGATCGTGGCGGGCCAGTTGTTCGTGCCGCGGCTGATCGCCCGCTTCGACCGCTCCCGCACCGTCGCGGTGGCGGCGGTGGTGATCGGCGCCGGGTTCACCGTCACCGCCGTGGCCGACACCGTGCCGCTCTACGGCCTGAGCGTGCTGGTCTGGACGCTCGGCGAGATGATGATGACGCCCGCCAACTCGGCGCTCAGCGCTGATCTTTCCCCGGCCGCGCAACGCGGCCGCTACCAGGGCGTCTACTCGCTGGGGTATGCCTTCGCCAGCTTTGCCGGCCCGACGGTGGGCGGGCTGGTCACCGACGGGTTCGGCGACACCGTGCTCTGGCTCGGGCTGAGCGGACTGGCCCTGCTCGTGGCGGTGGGCAACCTGCTCGCCGGCCCGGCCCGTACCCGCCGGATCGAGGCGCTGCAGGTACCCGCCCCGGCACCAGTCCGACCGGCACCCGCGCCGGTCTGA
- a CDS encoding PDDEXK family nuclease — MGLAKMTSSGSVVASWLRPIPAGVAPQLTRAGQLGYAARRLGELVQGRPPGITGHQWSTALRECFDQVVCSADSGRPVFAVQVAPPAPAGSAARRAERMTSAVCAAVGLPVLRVESSTLRGAEHARRLVEYVIDARSYAAGSGPETGYAVEFREIVGRLPDGRSGPVNDLGALARVAAVEAYVERRLADPIVRGLHVRWADGPAEGWSWIEVRPGRCLLERVELFAHRFSCGVDPGQLAEDLAAVAVGERLRDLDAVEPALVDRDELTGRIRQLAARRDEFDGGFAFDHLCAD; from the coding sequence ATGGGTCTGGCGAAGATGACGAGCAGCGGCAGCGTGGTGGCTTCCTGGCTGCGTCCGATCCCGGCCGGCGTCGCCCCGCAGCTCACCCGGGCCGGCCAGCTCGGGTATGCGGCGCGGCGGCTGGGTGAGCTGGTGCAGGGGCGCCCGCCGGGCATCACCGGGCACCAGTGGAGCACCGCCCTGCGGGAGTGCTTCGACCAGGTGGTCTGTTCCGCCGACAGCGGCCGGCCGGTCTTCGCCGTGCAGGTCGCGCCGCCCGCACCCGCCGGTTCCGCCGCCCGCCGGGCCGAGCGGATGACCAGCGCGGTCTGCGCCGCCGTCGGCCTGCCGGTGCTGCGGGTCGAGTCGTCGACGTTGCGCGGCGCCGAGCATGCCCGGCGCCTGGTCGAGTACGTGATCGACGCGCGGAGCTACGCGGCCGGCTCGGGACCGGAGACCGGGTACGCCGTCGAGTTCCGGGAGATCGTCGGCCGGCTGCCCGACGGTCGCAGCGGGCCGGTGAACGACCTTGGCGCACTGGCCCGGGTCGCCGCCGTCGAGGCGTACGTCGAGCGTCGTCTTGCCGACCCGATCGTGCGGGGCCTGCACGTGCGGTGGGCGGACGGCCCGGCCGAGGGTTGGAGCTGGATCGAGGTACGGCCCGGCCGCTGCCTGCTCGAACGGGTCGAGCTCTTCGCGCATCGGTTCTCCTGCGGCGTCGACCCGGGCCAGCTCGCCGAGGACCTGGCCGCCGTGGCGGTGGGGGAGCGGCTGCGCGACCTGGACGCCGTCGAGCCGGCCCTGGTCGACCGGGACGAGCTGACTGGACGCATCCGGCAGCTGGCTGCCCGGCGGGACGAGTTCGACGGCGGCTTCGCCTTCGACCACCTCTGCGCCGACTGA
- a CDS encoding Asp23/Gls24 family envelope stress response protein, with product MTGILPRRGASAPERAAALAPPWTEERIAELVEDAACRIPAATGTTATVRVHGGAARIDLDLVVDHGTHLATAAEAVRRLVAARVEACTGLTVEEIILTVVDLRLPDQPPPHRRCRAGGDAWAAT from the coding sequence ATGACCGGAATCCTGCCCCGCCGGGGCGCGTCCGCGCCCGAGCGCGCCGCCGCCCTGGCGCCGCCGTGGACCGAGGAGCGGATCGCCGAGCTGGTCGAGGACGCGGCGTGCCGGATACCCGCCGCCACCGGCACCACCGCCACCGTCCGAGTGCACGGCGGCGCCGCCCGGATCGACCTGGACCTGGTCGTCGACCACGGCACCCACCTCGCGACGGCGGCCGAGGCGGTACGCCGTCTGGTCGCCGCCCGGGTCGAGGCGTGCACCGGGCTCACCGTCGAGGAGATCATCCTCACGGTGGTGGACCTGCGCCTGCCCGACCAGCCCCCACCGCACCGCCGCTGCCGAGCCGGCGGGGACGCCTGGGCGGCGACGTGA